From the genome of Alosa sapidissima isolate fAloSap1 chromosome 14, fAloSap1.pri, whole genome shotgun sequence, one region includes:
- the tlx2 gene encoding T-cell leukemia homeobox protein 2 isoform X2: MEHTGIEEVNQTHQQHEPISFGIDQILNSSDQPSSCMLPNRTSDPDYQLAPNVYSNGYNSVYNPACSMAAGLAGSYNVNMNMNVSMNMNVNVNSGNAGGVIRVPAHRPMPPAPHPPPPTHPPGIAAGIPTVPNMGNPANFTFPWMESSRRFAKDRLTEQAMDKHAGGPTGMPGALLPSLLSFGVLPEGDMGRASPWSSAEMLAKHYCSSPRMDYLGKGAGPAALSPFSVTRRIGHPYQNRTPPKRKKPRTSFSRVQICELEKRFHRQKYLASAERATLAKALKMTDAQVKTWFQNRRTKWRRQTAEEREAERQQANRLMMQLQQEAFQKTLSQPLQPDPLCLHNSSLYALQNLQPWAEDNKLTV; this comes from the exons ATGGAGCACACAGGCATTGAAGAAGTGAACCAGACCCACCAGCAACACGAACCCATCAGTTTTGGAATAGATCAGATTCTGAACAGTTCGGATCAACCCAGCAGCTGCATGCTTCCGAACCGAACCAGCGACCCGGATTACCAGCTGGCGCCTAACGTTTACTCCAATGGGTACAACAGTGTATACAATCCGGCCTGTTCCATGGCAGCTGGGTTGGCGGGCTCATACAAcgtgaacatgaacatgaatgTTAGCATGAATATGAACGTTAACGTGAACTCGGGGAACGCTGGCGGTGTCATCCGCGTCCCGGCCCACAGACCCATGCCACCAGCGCCTCACCCACCTCCCCCGACGCATCCACCCGGTATTGCTGCTGGGATACCGACGGTACCAAACATGGGAAACCCGGCCAATTTTACCTTCCCCTGGATGGAAAGCAGTAGGAGGTTTGCGAAAGACAGACTCACGG AGCAGGCAATGGACAAACATGCAGGAGGCCCCACAGGGATGCCTGGGGCTCTCCTGCCGTCCCTGCTCAGCTTCGGGGTTCTACCTGAGGGGGACATGGGCAGGGCCTCCCCCTGGAGCTCTGCGGAGATGCTAGCCAAACACTATTGCAGTAGTCCGCGCATGGACTACTTAGGAAAGGGTGCAGGCCCAG cagccctctctcctttctctgtgACTCGGAGGATCGGACACCCATACCAGAACCGCACGCCACCCAAGAGGAAAAAGCCCCGCACATCGTTCAGCCGCGTCCAGATCTGCGAGCTGGAGAAGCGCTTCCACCGGCAGAAGTACCTGGCGTCCGCGGAACGTGCCACGCTGGCCAAGGCCCTCAAGATGACAGACGCTCAGGTCAAGACCTGGTTTCAAAACAGAAGAACTAAATGGAG GAGACAGACGGCGGAGGAGCGCGAGGCGGAGAGGCAGCAGGCCAATCGTCTGATGATGCAGCTTCAGCAGGAGGCCTTTCAGAAGACCCTGAGTCAGCCGCTCCAGCCGGACCCCCTGTGTCTGCACAACTCCTCATTGTACGCGCTACAGAACTTACAGCCATGGGCTGAGGACAACAAG CTGACCGTCTAA
- the tlx2 gene encoding T-cell leukemia homeobox protein 2 isoform X3 → MEHTGIEEVNQTHQQHEPISFGIDQILNSSDQPSSCMLPNRTSDPDYQLAPNVYSNGYNSVYNPACSMAAGLAGSYNVNMNMNVSMNMNVNVNSGNAGGVIRVPAHRPMPPAPHPPPPTHPPGIAAGIPTVPNMGNPANFTFPWMESSRRFAKDRLTEQAMDKHAGGPTGMPGALLPSLLSFGVLPEGDMGRASPWSSAEMLAKHYCSSPRMDYLGKGAGPAALSPFSVTRRIGHPYQNRTPPKRKKPRTSFSRVQICELEKRFHRQKYLASAERATLAKALKMTDAQVKTWFQNRRTKWRRQTAEEREAERQQANRLMMQLQQEAFQKTLSQPLQPDPLCLHNSSF, encoded by the exons ATGGAGCACACAGGCATTGAAGAAGTGAACCAGACCCACCAGCAACACGAACCCATCAGTTTTGGAATAGATCAGATTCTGAACAGTTCGGATCAACCCAGCAGCTGCATGCTTCCGAACCGAACCAGCGACCCGGATTACCAGCTGGCGCCTAACGTTTACTCCAATGGGTACAACAGTGTATACAATCCGGCCTGTTCCATGGCAGCTGGGTTGGCGGGCTCATACAAcgtgaacatgaacatgaatgTTAGCATGAATATGAACGTTAACGTGAACTCGGGGAACGCTGGCGGTGTCATCCGCGTCCCGGCCCACAGACCCATGCCACCAGCGCCTCACCCACCTCCCCCGACGCATCCACCCGGTATTGCTGCTGGGATACCGACGGTACCAAACATGGGAAACCCGGCCAATTTTACCTTCCCCTGGATGGAAAGCAGTAGGAGGTTTGCGAAAGACAGACTCACGG AGCAGGCAATGGACAAACATGCAGGAGGCCCCACAGGGATGCCTGGGGCTCTCCTGCCGTCCCTGCTCAGCTTCGGGGTTCTACCTGAGGGGGACATGGGCAGGGCCTCCCCCTGGAGCTCTGCGGAGATGCTAGCCAAACACTATTGCAGTAGTCCGCGCATGGACTACTTAGGAAAGGGTGCAGGCCCAG cagccctctctcctttctctgtgACTCGGAGGATCGGACACCCATACCAGAACCGCACGCCACCCAAGAGGAAAAAGCCCCGCACATCGTTCAGCCGCGTCCAGATCTGCGAGCTGGAGAAGCGCTTCCACCGGCAGAAGTACCTGGCGTCCGCGGAACGTGCCACGCTGGCCAAGGCCCTCAAGATGACAGACGCTCAGGTCAAGACCTGGTTTCAAAACAGAAGAACTAAATGGAG GAGACAGACGGCGGAGGAGCGCGAGGCGGAGAGGCAGCAGGCCAATCGTCTGATGATGCAGCTTCAGCAGGAGGCCTTTCAGAAGACCCTGAGTCAGCCGCTCCAGCCGGACCCCCTGTGTCTGCACAACTCCTCATT CTGA
- the tlx2 gene encoding T-cell leukemia homeobox protein 2 isoform X5, protein MEHTGIEEVNQTHQQHEPISFGIDQILNSSDQPSSCMLPNRTSDPDYQLAPNVYSNGYNSVYNPACSMAAGLAGSYNVNMNMNVSMNMNVNVNSGNAGGVIRVPAHRPMPPAPHPPPPTHPPGIAAGIPTVPNMGNPANFTFPWMESSRRFAKDRLTAEQAMDKHAGGPTGMPGALLPSLLSFGVLPEGDMGRASPWSSAEMLAKHYCSSPRMDYLGKGAGPAALSPFSVTRRIGHPYQNRTPPKRKKPRTSFSRVQICELEKRFHRQKYLASAERATLAKALKMTDAQVKTWFQNRRTKWRRQTAEEREAERQQANRLMMQLQQEAFQKTLSQPLQPDPLCLHNSSLYALQNLQPWAEDNKVTSVTSVASVV, encoded by the exons ATGGAGCACACAGGCATTGAAGAAGTGAACCAGACCCACCAGCAACACGAACCCATCAGTTTTGGAATAGATCAGATTCTGAACAGTTCGGATCAACCCAGCAGCTGCATGCTTCCGAACCGAACCAGCGACCCGGATTACCAGCTGGCGCCTAACGTTTACTCCAATGGGTACAACAGTGTATACAATCCGGCCTGTTCCATGGCAGCTGGGTTGGCGGGCTCATACAAcgtgaacatgaacatgaatgTTAGCATGAATATGAACGTTAACGTGAACTCGGGGAACGCTGGCGGTGTCATCCGCGTCCCGGCCCACAGACCCATGCCACCAGCGCCTCACCCACCTCCCCCGACGCATCCACCCGGTATTGCTGCTGGGATACCGACGGTACCAAACATGGGAAACCCGGCCAATTTTACCTTCCCCTGGATGGAAAGCAGTAGGAGGTTTGCGAAAGACAGACTCACGG CAGAGCAGGCAATGGACAAACATGCAGGAGGCCCCACAGGGATGCCTGGGGCTCTCCTGCCGTCCCTGCTCAGCTTCGGGGTTCTACCTGAGGGGGACATGGGCAGGGCCTCCCCCTGGAGCTCTGCGGAGATGCTAGCCAAACACTATTGCAGTAGTCCGCGCATGGACTACTTAGGAAAGGGTGCAGGCCCAG cagccctctctcctttctctgtgACTCGGAGGATCGGACACCCATACCAGAACCGCACGCCACCCAAGAGGAAAAAGCCCCGCACATCGTTCAGCCGCGTCCAGATCTGCGAGCTGGAGAAGCGCTTCCACCGGCAGAAGTACCTGGCGTCCGCGGAACGTGCCACGCTGGCCAAGGCCCTCAAGATGACAGACGCTCAGGTCAAGACCTGGTTTCAAAACAGAAGAACTAAATGGAG GAGACAGACGGCGGAGGAGCGCGAGGCGGAGAGGCAGCAGGCCAATCGTCTGATGATGCAGCTTCAGCAGGAGGCCTTTCAGAAGACCCTGAGTCAGCCGCTCCAGCCGGACCCCCTGTGTCTGCACAACTCCTCATTGTACGCGCTACAGAACTTACAGCCATGGGCTGAGGACAACAAGGTGACCTCCGTCACCTCAGTAGCGTCCGTAGTCTGA
- the tlx2 gene encoding T-cell leukemia homeobox protein 2 isoform X1 has translation MEHTGIEEVNQTHQQHEPISFGIDQILNSSDQPSSCMLPNRTSDPDYQLAPNVYSNGYNSVYNPACSMAAGLAGSYNVNMNMNVSMNMNVNVNSGNAGGVIRVPAHRPMPPAPHPPPPTHPPGIAAGIPTVPNMGNPANFTFPWMESSRRFAKDRLTEQAMDKHAGGPTGMPGALLPSLLSFGVLPEGDMGRASPWSSAEMLAKHYCSSPRMDYLGKGAGPAALSPFSVTRRIGHPYQNRTPPKRKKPRTSFSRVQICELEKRFHRQKYLASAERATLAKALKMTDAQVKTWFQNRRTKWRRQTAEEREAERQQANRLMMQLQQEAFQKTLSQPLQPDPLCLHNSSLYALQNLQPWAEDNKVTSVTSVASVV, from the exons ATGGAGCACACAGGCATTGAAGAAGTGAACCAGACCCACCAGCAACACGAACCCATCAGTTTTGGAATAGATCAGATTCTGAACAGTTCGGATCAACCCAGCAGCTGCATGCTTCCGAACCGAACCAGCGACCCGGATTACCAGCTGGCGCCTAACGTTTACTCCAATGGGTACAACAGTGTATACAATCCGGCCTGTTCCATGGCAGCTGGGTTGGCGGGCTCATACAAcgtgaacatgaacatgaatgTTAGCATGAATATGAACGTTAACGTGAACTCGGGGAACGCTGGCGGTGTCATCCGCGTCCCGGCCCACAGACCCATGCCACCAGCGCCTCACCCACCTCCCCCGACGCATCCACCCGGTATTGCTGCTGGGATACCGACGGTACCAAACATGGGAAACCCGGCCAATTTTACCTTCCCCTGGATGGAAAGCAGTAGGAGGTTTGCGAAAGACAGACTCACGG AGCAGGCAATGGACAAACATGCAGGAGGCCCCACAGGGATGCCTGGGGCTCTCCTGCCGTCCCTGCTCAGCTTCGGGGTTCTACCTGAGGGGGACATGGGCAGGGCCTCCCCCTGGAGCTCTGCGGAGATGCTAGCCAAACACTATTGCAGTAGTCCGCGCATGGACTACTTAGGAAAGGGTGCAGGCCCAG cagccctctctcctttctctgtgACTCGGAGGATCGGACACCCATACCAGAACCGCACGCCACCCAAGAGGAAAAAGCCCCGCACATCGTTCAGCCGCGTCCAGATCTGCGAGCTGGAGAAGCGCTTCCACCGGCAGAAGTACCTGGCGTCCGCGGAACGTGCCACGCTGGCCAAGGCCCTCAAGATGACAGACGCTCAGGTCAAGACCTGGTTTCAAAACAGAAGAACTAAATGGAG GAGACAGACGGCGGAGGAGCGCGAGGCGGAGAGGCAGCAGGCCAATCGTCTGATGATGCAGCTTCAGCAGGAGGCCTTTCAGAAGACCCTGAGTCAGCCGCTCCAGCCGGACCCCCTGTGTCTGCACAACTCCTCATTGTACGCGCTACAGAACTTACAGCCATGGGCTGAGGACAACAAGGTGACCTCCGTCACCTCAGTAGCGTCCGTAGTCTGA
- the tlx2 gene encoding T-cell leukemia homeobox protein 2 isoform X4 codes for MEHTGIEEVNQTHQQHEPISFGIDQILNSSDQPSSCMLPNRTSDPDYQLAPNVYSNGYNSVYNPACSMAAGLAGSYNVNMNMNVSMNMNVNVNSGNAGGVIRVPAHRPMPPAPHPPPPTHPPGIAAGIPTVPNMGNPANFTFPWMESSRRFAKDRLTAALSPFSVTRRIGHPYQNRTPPKRKKPRTSFSRVQICELEKRFHRQKYLASAERATLAKALKMTDAQVKTWFQNRRTKWRRQTAEEREAERQQANRLMMQLQQEAFQKTLSQPLQPDPLCLHNSSLYALQNLQPWAEDNKVTSVTSVASVV; via the exons ATGGAGCACACAGGCATTGAAGAAGTGAACCAGACCCACCAGCAACACGAACCCATCAGTTTTGGAATAGATCAGATTCTGAACAGTTCGGATCAACCCAGCAGCTGCATGCTTCCGAACCGAACCAGCGACCCGGATTACCAGCTGGCGCCTAACGTTTACTCCAATGGGTACAACAGTGTATACAATCCGGCCTGTTCCATGGCAGCTGGGTTGGCGGGCTCATACAAcgtgaacatgaacatgaatgTTAGCATGAATATGAACGTTAACGTGAACTCGGGGAACGCTGGCGGTGTCATCCGCGTCCCGGCCCACAGACCCATGCCACCAGCGCCTCACCCACCTCCCCCGACGCATCCACCCGGTATTGCTGCTGGGATACCGACGGTACCAAACATGGGAAACCCGGCCAATTTTACCTTCCCCTGGATGGAAAGCAGTAGGAGGTTTGCGAAAGACAGACTCACGG cagccctctctcctttctctgtgACTCGGAGGATCGGACACCCATACCAGAACCGCACGCCACCCAAGAGGAAAAAGCCCCGCACATCGTTCAGCCGCGTCCAGATCTGCGAGCTGGAGAAGCGCTTCCACCGGCAGAAGTACCTGGCGTCCGCGGAACGTGCCACGCTGGCCAAGGCCCTCAAGATGACAGACGCTCAGGTCAAGACCTGGTTTCAAAACAGAAGAACTAAATGGAG GAGACAGACGGCGGAGGAGCGCGAGGCGGAGAGGCAGCAGGCCAATCGTCTGATGATGCAGCTTCAGCAGGAGGCCTTTCAGAAGACCCTGAGTCAGCCGCTCCAGCCGGACCCCCTGTGTCTGCACAACTCCTCATTGTACGCGCTACAGAACTTACAGCCATGGGCTGAGGACAACAAGGTGACCTCCGTCACCTCAGTAGCGTCCGTAGTCTGA